One Pseudomonas sp. HOU2 genomic window carries:
- a CDS encoding ABC transporter permease — MPDSSSLLSSATAPAERLLQALIRYGLLWLLALIVVFFSVAEPAFLRVGNLFSILQSVSIVALLALGVTLTMAVGGLDLSIGAVAAMSLMIASYVMVVLGWGAVPAVLISLAGGALVGLLNGWLIVKLRVPDILATLGSMFLVIGVQLIPTGGRSIAVGMTLPSGVETEGTFSAAFLAIGRGRLWEVVPVPVLITALVALTVWLFLERTRIGRLFYAIGGNEQAARLAGAPVQRFKLLAYVLSALLASLGGLLLAARLGRGDVSSGNGLVLDALGAALIGFAVLGAKKPNAFGTLVGALLVASLLNGLTMLNAPYYAQDFVKGLVLVLALMFTFGLAHRAR; from the coding sequence GTGCCTGATTCGAGTTCATTGTTGTCGTCCGCTACGGCACCCGCCGAGCGCCTGCTGCAAGCGCTGATCCGCTACGGCCTGTTGTGGCTGCTGGCGCTGATCGTGGTGTTTTTTAGTGTCGCGGAACCGGCGTTTTTGCGCGTCGGCAATCTGTTCAGCATCTTGCAGTCGGTGTCGATCGTCGCACTGCTGGCTCTTGGCGTGACCCTGACCATGGCGGTCGGCGGGCTTGATCTGTCGATTGGCGCGGTCGCAGCGATGAGCCTGATGATCGCCAGTTACGTGATGGTGGTGCTCGGCTGGGGCGCGGTGCCGGCGGTGCTGATCAGTCTGGCCGGTGGCGCACTGGTCGGGCTGCTCAATGGCTGGCTGATCGTCAAGCTGCGGGTGCCGGACATTCTCGCGACGCTGGGCAGCATGTTTCTGGTGATCGGCGTGCAACTGATTCCCACGGGTGGGCGCTCGATTGCGGTGGGCATGACCTTGCCCAGTGGCGTGGAAACCGAGGGCACGTTCAGCGCGGCGTTTCTCGCCATCGGCCGCGGACGTTTGTGGGAGGTGGTGCCGGTTCCGGTGTTGATCACTGCGTTGGTGGCGCTGACGGTGTGGCTGTTTCTCGAGCGCACGCGCATCGGCCGATTGTTTTATGCGATTGGCGGCAACGAGCAGGCGGCGCGATTGGCAGGCGCGCCAGTGCAGCGTTTCAAGCTGCTCGCGTATGTGCTATCGGCATTGCTCGCCTCGCTCGGCGGTTTGCTGTTGGCGGCGCGCCTGGGCCGGGGTGATGTCAGCTCCGGCAATGGTCTGGTGCTGGATGCCCTCGGCGCGGCGCTGATCGGTTTTGCCGTGCTCGGGGCGAAGAAGCCCAATGCCTTCGGCACATTGGTCGGCGCACTGTTGGTGGCGTCGCTGCTCAATGGCCTGACCATGCTCAACGCGCCGTATTACGCACAGGATTTCGTCAAGGGACTGGTGCTGGTGCTGGCCCTGATGTTCACCTTCGGCCTCGCGCATCGGGCGCGCTGA
- a CDS encoding sugar ABC transporter ATP-binding protein, with translation MSVVVARAPLIQVRELSKRFGSNHALDRVSLQIHPAEVVALLGANGAGKSTLVKILAGSQRADGGEIYIDGQPRQFSSPLSARRVGIVAVHQQINEGIAPGLSVAENLLLDELCRPDADFWLNRKHLLERAASIAAGLGLVLPLEQTIEQLGLAERQLVVLARAFALQPRLLILDEPTAALSDAEAQRLFDLIDILRSRGVAILYISHRLSDLQRVADRAIVLRDGRLAGEFSARQLPEAVHAMLGQALEGHVYTPGTLGQKVLGARGLQILPHSRRFDFNLHQGEVVVLTGLLGAGKSEIAEVLFGLRKAVAGSLQLDGVDWLPGSPRAAIRSGVFLAAEDRASQSLVPDFSLRRTLTLPFLQRFTRAGFIRNRAEAAAVEAQVAALGIKAAGIEVPMSTLSGGNQQKVVLGRWLLGEGRVLILDEPFQGVDVRARREIGQLLRDSAGGRATLVICADVDEALEIADRILLVRDHAVIAEYPRAGLERATLVAALAGSDASENPFHATPRSRASA, from the coding sequence ATGAGTGTGGTCGTGGCCCGCGCGCCGCTGATTCAGGTGCGTGAACTGAGCAAGCGCTTCGGTTCGAACCATGCGCTGGATCGCGTCAGCCTGCAGATTCATCCCGCCGAAGTGGTGGCGTTGCTCGGTGCCAACGGCGCCGGTAAATCGACGCTGGTGAAGATTCTGGCCGGCAGCCAGCGTGCCGATGGCGGCGAGATTTACATCGACGGTCAGCCCCGCCAATTCAGTTCGCCGCTGTCAGCACGCCGGGTCGGGATTGTCGCGGTGCATCAGCAGATCAACGAGGGCATTGCGCCCGGTTTGAGCGTGGCGGAAAACCTGCTGCTCGATGAGTTGTGCAGGCCCGACGCGGACTTCTGGCTCAATCGCAAACATCTGCTGGAGCGCGCCGCGAGCATCGCCGCCGGGCTGGGGCTGGTGTTGCCGCTGGAGCAAACCATTGAACAGCTGGGCCTGGCCGAACGGCAGTTGGTGGTGCTGGCGCGGGCCTTCGCCTTGCAGCCGCGTCTGCTGATTCTCGATGAGCCGACGGCGGCATTGTCGGATGCCGAGGCGCAGCGTCTGTTTGATCTGATCGATATCTTGCGCAGCCGCGGCGTGGCGATTCTGTACATCTCCCATCGCTTGTCCGATCTGCAACGGGTGGCGGACCGCGCCATTGTCCTGCGCGATGGGCGACTGGCCGGAGAGTTCAGTGCGCGGCAGTTGCCGGAAGCGGTGCACGCCATGCTCGGGCAGGCGCTGGAAGGGCATGTCTACACGCCCGGCACCCTGGGGCAAAAAGTATTGGGTGCGCGAGGTCTACAGATTTTGCCGCACTCCAGGCGCTTCGATTTCAACCTGCACCAAGGCGAAGTAGTGGTGCTGACCGGGCTGCTCGGCGCTGGCAAAAGCGAGATCGCCGAAGTGCTGTTCGGCTTGCGCAAAGCCGTGGCCGGCAGCCTGCAACTGGATGGCGTGGACTGGCTGCCGGGTTCGCCAAGGGCAGCGATTCGCAGCGGTGTGTTTCTCGCAGCGGAGGATCGCGCCAGTCAATCGTTGGTGCCGGATTTCTCCCTGCGCCGCACCCTGACCTTACCGTTTCTACAGCGTTTCACCCGTGCCGGTTTCATTCGCAACCGCGCCGAAGCCGCAGCGGTCGAGGCGCAAGTCGCGGCACTGGGAATCAAGGCCGCCGGCATCGAGGTGCCGATGAGCACGCTGTCCGGCGGCAATCAACAGAAGGTCGTGCTTGGCCGCTGGCTGCTCGGAGAAGGGCGGGTGTTGATCCTCGACGAGCCGTTTCAGGGCGTCGACGTGCGCGCCCGCCGCGAGATCGGCCAGTTGTTGCGCGACAGTGCCGGCGGCCGCGCGACCCTGGTGATCTGCGCCGATGTCGATGAAGCCCTGGAAATCGCCGACCGCATTCTGTTGGTGCGTGATCACGCGGTAATCGCCGAATACCCGCGCGCCGGCCTTGAACGCGCGACCCTGGTCGCCGCGCTGGCCGGCAGCGACGCTAGCGAAAATCCCTTTCACGCCACGCCAAGGAGCAGAGCGAGTGCCTGA